A stretch of DNA from Arachis hypogaea cultivar Tifrunner chromosome 19, arahy.Tifrunner.gnm2.J5K5, whole genome shotgun sequence:
tataatattacaaaaaataaacaaattcatcataTTATAAAGCTAAAAGAAAAGtattataaacaagcaagtcaatataattcaagacataaacaaagtgtattatcaactataatcctcagtatattgttcaaccatactaaatTTATCAACTATAGTCCTCAGTGTCATCTTCATCCCCATCATCATCATAGTCTTCATCCGAAGAGATTGAAGGTGGCGGCAGTGGCGGTGGCGGTGGAGCAGTAGTGGAACTACTTGATGCTCTAACCTTCTTGTAATAGCTAACATAAGCCTCATTCCATATCTTCTGTTTCAGCTTTTCCTTCTTGACCTTTCCAATTGCCCGTTCtaacttttctaacttcttttgagtcttttccaaaggagCCAAGCGTGTATCTAACAACTTACTAATACGCTCATCTGTCTGTTGAGTAACACGTTGAAAAAGTTCTTCATTGAGATTATAAATCTGTTCTCACAAATCAGGAACAGAATTTTGATTTGTAGATGCTCTTCCAGATACAGAGTTGGCAGAAGTGGTTCTAGACTTAATAGAGCTAGAAAAGAATGCTCCTTTTCCGTAAACTCGATTCTTCTTTTGCCCACCACACACTTCCTCCCAAATCAAGTCTTCATCAATTGGTGGTAGCTCCATTCCTTGTGCTTGAGCCTCGACATGTTGGGCCTGAACTTCTGCTAACTTTTTTATAAACTTCTCCTGTTGCACAATGATtattatcaaaagaaaaaaaaaacccttaaGTAGTTAAGTTGCAGCTGTAAGTTGCCCCAAGAGAAAATACAGAAAACAAAAGACACTTCTGTGATGAACTAGTTCTTTAAAACATACAGAAGATTTTCACAGTTCAAATCATCAAATGCATGGCAGAACAAAAATCAATTATAACAAGGTGAAACAAAATACAATGCTTGCTTTCTAAGAAACAAGAACTTTACTTccctaaaaaattagttaaacctATATTAGATGCTTTCTTAGGTTATCATCCATAAAACCACAAGTTAATCAATATGTCACAAACTCAGAAATCTAACAGCGCATGAGAAGTAGGTCCAAAACCAGCAAGTACATATATTGTCGTATAGAATTAGACACATGTTTTTCAGATATGTAAATTAAAACACATGTTTCTTTGCTCAGATCTGGaagaaattagagtttcattttgCTTGAAATGTTAAAAAACAAAGGTACTATAACTCTGGTTTTTGGATGTAATTctattataaaaacaaaattaaaaaacacaacaaccactactaataataataagtaacagAGAAGAAACTAAATAGTAGTAGTGAAaaatctatctacttaatatttATACTATATCTCACATGAGTGTCTTGAGAGCGTTTGTCTACCCATTTAGACTTGTCACTTTTAAGTGTGTGGGTTTCCTTGAAGACTTCCTCATGAGTTGGTGTACGGTCTAACTGCTTCTTCTATTTCACATAAAcacagaataaaaaaattttatataaataaatgtcTATTAAATAAGATCTAAAGCCACTTAAATTATGTTACCATCCTCTCTATAGTTGAGCTTAATGGAATAGAGCCACCGCAATGGACAGAACCACCTAAGAGTGACGCTCGATTCTCCCTCGCTTTTTTCCTTATATTTTTCCATTTCTCATCCGTTTCCCAGTACTTTTCCAACACCTTTTTGTAAGCAGGAATTAGCCATTCGTGGGTTGTATCCACACCCTCACGGATATCCGACATCATTTGGCTAAATCGCTTACTTGTCCTATATTTGAAAGCCTTCCAAAAAAACTCCTCATCATCGTCATCAATAAGAAAATGGCTCTGCACATAAAAAAGATACTATAATATAAGATAAGACAAGAAAATAACACAGTATTAAACTCTTTTTGGATACAAGAAAATAACTCCAGTTCATGATTCATTGTTACCTCTTTTTGGATCCTGTATgttcctattttaattatgtaaggaATTTATTCGAAAAATAAACAGAGAATATATAACTATATATCATGAATTATGGTATATCAACATGATTATTCAAAACTGATTGAAACAGGTAAACAAAACTTAGCAATTTATATACAGGACATTTATAAAGCTAAGTGAAACACATAttctcatgatatttttcttgcaGGACATTATATACAAGCCATTTATAATTTCTCTTGAATATAATCAGCACATTAGCAAAAAATAAAGGGAATAACGTTATGCATATAATTTCTTTTGCATATTCTCATGTATAAAAGCTTGTTATTGAGGATACAAGGGAATAAAGTTATTAATCAGCACATTAGCAAAAAAGAAAGGGTAGAATTATAGTATAGATGACAAAGatatacataaatcatatatgatcattgatatatatgttatttttaccTTCCACTCCTTAAACCAAAGCTTCTTTGTCAGAAGAGGGACATCTCCAAACTTTTTATATGGTTTATCATACCGTTTCTTGATGATCTCTGTAATCTTTTGCGAACCAGGAGGGAAAGGTAACCAACTGATAATTTCATAAAGAATTGACAAGTTAGGAAACTAAATATTAAGCTTGTGAATAATCTATCAGGATTTGCTTTTTACAAAAATACCTCTTTGATTGTGGCTTTCACAGGGACACCAAGAACGACAGTCTCATTCAACCGTCTATCTTTAAGGATCTAAAAACACAGCACAAGTGAGTAGTCTAAGTTAAATTGTAAAAAGACATAATACCAAACTCAAGAGATCATATAATACAAGCATTTTTAGTAGAATTCTGACATAACAGTTCATCATTTAATTAAACAATCTAGCAATAAATTAATTAAGTACTATAGCAGCAGTAAAGCAGAAGTAAAATATAATATCATTAcagaaaattataattaaaaatatctcagattattattgaaattaaaacaaaattaaagcaaTTACCAACGCACCACGTTTTATTAGATTTGGATCTTCCGATTGATTCTACAAATTCACATATTTACAGGTAACTAATTAATAAAAGCTTGTTTTTAAgttaacaatttaaattaaaaataattgaaacatATAGAGACCTGTTAGTCCCTTCTCAATAGCTGTAATGGCCCCAAGATAGTCAACATTGTAACCTAGTAGTTTTCCATCTTGTAGCCTCTTAATCATGTAACTAATAGCTCCTATTTcctaaaaaaataacaaagattTTGTTAGAAATTAAACAttagtttatattattttaaattacagTCTATAAACTCCCATTGTGGctataattaattacttttattttcacATTACACCACAATTAACTATAATTACAGTCTAAAAAATtttgttaagaaaaaaaaaagaacaaagctACCATCCAATATCTTAGTAACATGGATGAATCTAAAGCAAGCATAATCAGCAATATGCTGCATTCAtttgaaaaaaatggaaaaaaattcctttaaataaattaaattttaaaaataaataaaatttggggTAAAAAACCCTAATAAGCCAACGTTAGAATTGTGTAACCTAAATACGCCAAATTGAAAATCGTTTCAACAATAAGCCAGAAgctatttttatgtaattcgaaccagggtggttcgaactaCAAAcgttagtaattcgaaccagggtggttcgaattaggaGGAGAGTAGCTTtgaatgtaattcgaaccaatgaGGTTCGAACTCCCACCAAAATGTtcttcataattcgaaccaggttggttcgaacccTAGCTGCACATATTTCGAACTAGAGTGgttcgaattatagagagagaTCCGGCCTGAGTAATTCGAACcgtgctggttcgaattacacaaaccATAATTCGAACCGGGCCGGTTCGATTTAGTGGGAGAGAGACCTCTATATAAACGTTCTAAGCGTGAGTTGGTCTCATTAGACCAgtgagatggctagtgaggagagttttgttgttctggttcaccacagaggatccattaagaggaaaactcgttccggagtgaagttcacagataaggatcctctttgtATTGTCGTGAATCCAACGACaagctatgatgaccttgttagatctgtgctgatgaaacttggcctggaaggtgcgaagcgggttaagaagtttttctatcgcattccagtcacgattctgcacgatacggtgaagtatgattgtttcacgatcggtagtgatgaggacctgcaagtcatgtttctttgtcggagacagtttccggaggtgaggacaccagaaTTGCTCGCAAAGCTgattgatgtggtatccagctcagggggttcCAACCGGAATACCACCAATGTAGCCACGGCAGCTGGCTCCAGTTCGagggctgccatggcttcttcctcCGTCCCAGTGTACGAGCCAGCGGTCCAACTTGTCGCCTCCCCGTCTTTTGCTGTTGATCTAAATGACGGCGTAGGCGACGAGGTAGGATCCTTTGATATTCTGCCGAACGCTTTAGAGGGCGTTCCACCGGTTGGCGTCGGAGACGGAGTCTTGGGTGATGCAGATGAGGACGACGTCGAGCCGGATACGATTGAGGATGACAGCGGCGACGAGGTTAGAGCGACTGGTCCTGCATTGGCGggcggtggttctagctctggcacacagcagtatccaccacatttttcctTATTGGACTTGGACGCCATGAGGCATGAGGGGGTTTTAGGGCACgctgttggattcggagctagagatacggaagggactgctggtctgacagagttccaggttggttagcaattccaggataaagacgaggccctgttaagtgtgaagagttacagcatccggcgaggggtacagtacaaggtgctGGAGTCCGATCACCGtaggtatgtgggcaagtgttccgagtttgggaatgggtgcacatggttgattcgactgagtctccggaagcgcaagggtctttgggaggtcaaacggtacaacgGACCTCACACTTGCCTGGCCACATCCATCTCGAgcgaccacaggagtttggattatcatgtgatttcggcgttcat
This window harbors:
- the LOC112778647 gene encoding uncharacterized protein is translated as MASKSNKEKCGGYCCVPELEPPPANAGPVALTSSPLSSSIVSGSTSSSSASPKTPSPTPTGGTPSKAFGRISKDPTSSPTPSFRSTAKDGEATSWTAGSYTGTEEEAMAALELEPAAVATLVEIGAISYMIKRLQDGKLLGYNVDYLGAITAIEKGLTDRRLNETVVLGVPVKATIKEFPNLSILYEIISWLPFPPGSQKITEIIKKRYDKPYKKFGDVPLLTKKLWFKEWKSHFLIDDDDEEFFWKAFKYRTSKRFSQMMSDIREGVDTTHEWLIPAYKKVLEKYWETDEKWKNIRKKARENRASLLGGSVHCGGSIPLSSTIERMKKQLDRTPTHEEVFKETHTLKSDKSKWVDKRSQDTHEKFIKKLAEVQAQHVEAQAQGMELPPIDEDLIWEEVCGGQKKNRVYGKGAFFSSSIKSRTTSANSVSGRASTNQNSVPDL